In one Stenotrophomonas maltophilia genomic region, the following are encoded:
- a CDS encoding S9 family peptidase has protein sequence MLIRRTSLAAAIAVVAVTLLSAGPAWADYAKPPEHLLKVLKAPPPPMPNVDPSGQRLLLTTAQTYPSISRVAQPYLKLAGVRLEPKNRSRHDTPGGYGIPACVADFTLVEIGSGKQTKVNLPQGCAGGALWSADGSHFAFQNAVETSVQLWVGDAATGQVKQVPNVQLNPIFGSTVQWLGGSQALLVKLVPANQGPAPSNGGVPTGPDAQESLGSSGESSTYEARDTLTSVHDQALFAYYGASQLAVVDTAAGTVRTVGQPAIYNDVSAAPDGVHVLTESIKPPFSHAVTYQRFANDVAVLDVSSGRTTTIARLPLADRVPVHGVPEGPRGFDWRSTDPATLVYAEALDKGDWKVSVPHRDRVLMLKAPFTGKPVEIARTAQRFEGIAWTADPAVSFQFENDENRHWVQTRIVDVDKPRQEGRLLWDMSSDELYGDPGNLVFKRLPNGAPVVRQEGTYVFLRGQGASPQGDRPFLDRLDLATLKSERLFRSDADAYEQFLGFSNTPGRYLTWHQSVMDPPNAFLRQQGDAVADAKQGEAQYTSTATALTKLVDPTPEVRQIKKQLVTYKRADGVDLSFTLYTPPGYREGQRVPAILYAYPADFANAAQAGQVSGSQQTFTRLQPYRLMLLAGYAIIDNASFPIVGDPRNAYDTYLEQLEADAKAAVDKAVDMGVVDRNRIGVTGHSHGGLMTANLIAHTTLFKAGVATSGSYNKTFTPFGFQNERRSVWQAQDVYLKASPFFYADKIKLPLLLVHGEDDANPGTEPFQSRKLYQAIRGNGGTTRLVMLPNEPHWYTALESNEQLVAEMLNWFDTYVKNAK, from the coding sequence ATGCTCATCCGTCGTACCTCTCTGGCGGCTGCCATTGCCGTCGTTGCCGTCACGCTGTTGTCTGCAGGCCCGGCATGGGCCGACTATGCCAAGCCGCCGGAGCATCTGCTGAAGGTGCTGAAGGCACCGCCGCCGCCAATGCCGAACGTGGACCCCAGTGGCCAGCGTCTGTTGCTGACCACCGCGCAGACCTATCCGTCGATCAGCCGGGTGGCGCAGCCCTACCTGAAACTGGCCGGCGTGCGCCTGGAGCCGAAGAACCGCAGCCGCCATGACACGCCCGGAGGCTATGGCATACCGGCCTGCGTGGCCGACTTCACCCTGGTCGAGATCGGCAGCGGCAAGCAGACCAAGGTCAACCTGCCGCAGGGCTGCGCCGGTGGCGCGCTGTGGTCGGCCGACGGCAGCCACTTCGCGTTCCAGAATGCAGTCGAGACCAGCGTGCAGCTGTGGGTGGGCGATGCCGCCACCGGTCAGGTCAAGCAGGTACCGAACGTCCAGCTGAACCCGATTTTCGGCAGCACCGTGCAGTGGCTGGGTGGCAGCCAGGCACTGCTGGTGAAGCTGGTACCGGCCAACCAGGGGCCGGCGCCGTCCAATGGCGGCGTGCCGACCGGACCCGATGCACAGGAGTCGCTCGGCAGCAGTGGCGAGAGCAGCACCTACGAGGCACGCGACACGCTGACCAGCGTGCATGATCAAGCGTTGTTCGCCTACTACGGGGCCTCGCAGCTGGCGGTGGTGGATACCGCGGCGGGCACCGTGCGAACGGTCGGCCAGCCGGCCATCTACAACGATGTCAGTGCGGCGCCAGACGGCGTGCATGTGCTGACCGAGTCGATCAAGCCACCGTTCTCGCATGCGGTTACCTACCAGCGTTTCGCCAACGACGTCGCGGTACTGGATGTCAGCAGTGGGCGCACGACCACCATCGCCCGCCTGCCGTTGGCCGACCGCGTGCCGGTGCACGGCGTGCCGGAGGGGCCGCGCGGTTTCGACTGGCGCTCCACCGATCCGGCGACGCTGGTGTATGCCGAAGCACTGGACAAGGGCGACTGGAAAGTGAGTGTGCCGCACCGTGACCGCGTGCTCATGCTCAAGGCGCCGTTCACCGGCAAGCCGGTGGAGATCGCGCGTACCGCGCAGCGCTTCGAAGGCATTGCCTGGACGGCGGACCCGGCCGTGTCGTTCCAGTTCGAGAATGACGAGAACCGGCACTGGGTGCAGACCCGCATCGTCGATGTGGACAAGCCCCGGCAGGAGGGCCGCCTGTTGTGGGACATGTCCAGCGACGAGTTGTACGGCGATCCGGGCAACCTGGTGTTCAAGCGCCTGCCCAATGGCGCACCGGTGGTGCGGCAGGAAGGGACGTACGTGTTCCTGCGCGGGCAGGGCGCTTCGCCGCAGGGGGATCGCCCGTTCCTGGACCGTCTGGACCTGGCCACACTGAAGAGTGAGCGCCTGTTCCGCAGCGATGCCGATGCCTACGAGCAGTTCCTGGGCTTCAGCAATACGCCCGGCCGCTACCTGACGTGGCACCAGTCGGTGATGGACCCGCCGAACGCCTTCCTGCGCCAGCAGGGCGATGCTGTGGCGGACGCCAAGCAGGGCGAGGCGCAGTACACCTCCACCGCGACGGCCCTGACGAAGCTGGTCGACCCCACGCCTGAAGTGCGGCAGATCAAGAAGCAGCTGGTGACCTACAAGCGCGCCGACGGCGTGGACCTGTCGTTCACCCTGTACACGCCGCCCGGCTACCGGGAAGGCCAGCGCGTGCCGGCCATCCTCTACGCCTATCCGGCAGACTTCGCCAATGCCGCGCAGGCCGGGCAGGTCTCCGGTTCGCAGCAGACGTTCACCCGCCTGCAGCCGTACCGCCTGATGCTGCTGGCCGGCTACGCGATCATCGACAATGCCTCGTTCCCGATTGTCGGTGATCCCAGGAACGCCTACGACACCTACCTGGAGCAGTTGGAAGCCGATGCCAAGGCGGCCGTGGACAAGGCCGTCGACATGGGCGTGGTGGATCGCAACCGGATCGGCGTGACCGGCCACAGCCACGGCGGCCTGATGACCGCGAACCTGATCGCGCATACCACCCTGTTCAAGGCGGGCGTGGCGACCAGCGGCTCCTACAACAAGACCTTCACTCCGTTCGGATTCCAGAACGAGCGGCGTTCGGTCTGGCAGGCACAGGATGTCTACCTGAAGGCATCGCCGTTCTTCTACGCCGACAAGATCAAGCTGCCGCTGCTGCTGGTGCATGGCGAGGACGATGCCAATCCGGGTACCGAGCCGTTCCAGTCGCGCAAGCTGTACCAGGCGATCCGTGGCAACGGCGGCACCACCCGCCTGGTGATGCTGCCGAACGAGCCGCACTGGTATACGGCGCTGGAGTCGAACGAGCAACTGGTGGCGGAGATGCTCAACTGGTTCGACACCTACGTGAAGAACGCCAAGTGA
- a CDS encoding HipA family kinase: MRTVNALRYITPLREGGSLPAVVETDDDGMAVLKFRGAGQGPKALIAELIAGEMARTLGLPIPELLFVELDSEFARTEPDPEIQELIRASEGLNLGLDYLPGAINYDPAAMPVDADLASRIVWFDAFTSNVDRTTRNPNLMVWHRQLYLIDHGAAMYFHHDWANAGDACKRPFVLIRDHVLLSFASRIAEVDAELAARLTDAEIERIVGLVPDSWLVNEPAFDSPQAYRQGYIDYLKHRLKVRAVFVQEAIRAHAAHV, encoded by the coding sequence ATGCGCACCGTGAATGCTCTTCGTTACATTACGCCCCTGCGGGAGGGCGGCTCCCTGCCGGCCGTGGTCGAGACCGACGACGACGGCATGGCCGTACTCAAGTTCCGGGGTGCGGGCCAGGGGCCCAAGGCCCTGATCGCCGAACTGATCGCAGGTGAAATGGCCCGTACCCTGGGCCTGCCGATTCCCGAACTGCTGTTCGTCGAACTGGACAGCGAGTTCGCGCGTACCGAACCGGATCCGGAGATCCAGGAACTGATCCGCGCCAGCGAGGGCCTGAACCTGGGCCTGGATTACCTGCCCGGCGCGATCAACTACGACCCGGCGGCCATGCCGGTGGACGCCGACCTGGCGTCGCGCATCGTCTGGTTCGATGCGTTCACCAGCAATGTCGATCGCACCACGCGCAACCCGAACCTGATGGTGTGGCACCGCCAGCTGTACCTGATCGACCACGGTGCAGCGATGTATTTCCACCACGACTGGGCCAACGCCGGCGATGCCTGCAAAAGGCCGTTCGTGCTGATCCGCGACCACGTGCTGCTGTCGTTCGCCAGCCGCATCGCCGAGGTGGATGCCGAGCTGGCGGCTCGCCTGACCGATGCCGAGATCGAGCGGATCGTCGGCCTCGTGCCAGACAGCTGGCTGGTCAACGAGCCGGCGTTCGACAGCCCTCAGGCCTACCGCCAGGGCTACATCGACTATCTCAAGCATCGCCTGAAGGTGCGTGCGGTGTTCGTGCAGGAGGCCATCCGTGCCCACGCTGCACACGTATGA
- a CDS encoding DUF3037 domain-containing protein, whose translation MPTLHTYDYAVIRVVPRVEREEFINVGVIVSCPGARHLEAAIEIDPARLQAFAPALDQQALQPWLDAIVAICRGDATAGPIAQLPARARFHFLTAKRSSIVQMSSTHVGRTANPAGVVEHLMTKMVRVPQ comes from the coding sequence GTGCCCACGCTGCACACGTATGACTATGCGGTCATCCGCGTTGTACCGCGGGTGGAGCGCGAGGAATTCATCAACGTCGGGGTGATCGTGTCCTGTCCCGGTGCGCGTCATCTTGAAGCAGCCATCGAGATCGACCCGGCACGCCTGCAGGCGTTCGCACCGGCGCTGGACCAGCAGGCGCTGCAACCGTGGCTGGATGCCATCGTGGCCATCTGCCGCGGCGATGCCACCGCCGGCCCCATCGCGCAGCTTCCGGCACGCGCACGCTTCCATTTCCTCACCGCCAAACGCAGCTCGATCGTGCAGATGTCCAGCACGCATGTGGGCCGCACAGCCAACCCGGCGGGTGTGGTCGAACATTTGATGACGAAGATGGTACGGGTGCCGCAGTAA
- a CDS encoding REP-associated tyrosine transposase, which translates to MPSLSNPVSREPIMGNVHLLTLTCCNRQRLFENAAHADVAMQLLAAMDREGLTTSLAWLVMPDHVRWLAQLRGHPPGYCVQRFKARSSFLINRHRGRNGAVWQAGYFDQVIDNDASLPVRARQVLAHPVSAGLARQVGEYPHGWCRWPLQDAAIAR; encoded by the coding sequence ATGCCCAGCCTGTCGAACCCTGTCAGCCGCGAGCCCATCATGGGCAATGTCCATCTGCTCACCTTGACCTGCTGCAATCGGCAGCGCCTGTTCGAGAACGCGGCGCATGCGGATGTCGCGATGCAGCTGTTGGCTGCGATGGACCGCGAGGGGCTGACCACCTCGCTGGCCTGGCTTGTCATGCCCGACCACGTGCGATGGCTGGCGCAGCTGCGTGGCCATCCACCCGGATACTGCGTACAGCGCTTCAAAGCGCGCAGCAGCTTCCTGATCAACCGCCATCGCGGCCGCAACGGAGCGGTCTGGCAGGCCGGCTATTTCGATCAGGTGATCGACAATGATGCTTCGTTGCCTGTGCGGGCCCGGCAGGTGCTCGCTCACCCGGTCAGTGCGGGGCTGGCCAGGCAGGTGGGCGAGTATCCCCATGGCTGGTGTCGCTGGCCGCTGCAGGACGCCGCGATTGCGCGGTAG